The Mercurialis annua linkage group LG2, ddMerAnnu1.2, whole genome shotgun sequence genome contains a region encoding:
- the LOC126668467 gene encoding uncharacterized protein LOC126668467 produces the protein MMVQSLSETAVCKIFPTTLKGPVAIWYQSLKEGSIHSFDELAEAFRTHFAPSIQRKKKSSDLKLCYKKPGESLKKFVTSFNEEAILVEDLNDDTSIDAMKDHTTMNTFRDNLITNPVEIYPQLMD, from the coding sequence ATGATGGTCCAAAGTCTATCCGAGACAGCCGTGTGCAAGATTTTCCCAACAACACTGAAAGGGCCAGTCGCGATCTGGTACCAAAGTCTGAAGGAAGGATCGATTCACAGTTTTGACGAGTTGGCGGAGGCCTTCCGAACTCACTTTGCACCGAGCATACAAAGGAAGAAAAAGTCTAGTGACCTCAAGTTGTGCTACAAGAAACCGGGTGAAAGCCTAAAAAAATTTGTTACCAGTTTTAACGAAGAGGCCATACTGGTAGAAGACCTGAACGATGACACATCCATTGACGCCATGAAGGACCACACCACCATGAATACATTCCGAGACAACTTAATCACAAACCCGGTGGAAATATATCCTCAACTTATGGATTAA